The nucleotide window ATGCGCAGGAGGGAGGCGCCGAACGTCTTGCCGAGGTTGTCGGCCCGCAGCGACCGGGGGGCGCCGCCGCCGAGCGCGTCGTGGAGCACGAACTTGAGGGCCAGCACGTTGCGGGCCTCGTAGCGCTCGACCGGGCCCTTCACCAGCGAGCCGAAGTGGGCCCGCACCCGCTCGGCCGTCACCGCCTCCCGGACGGCCTCGTAGGCGGCCTCGTCGTCGGCGAACAGCGAGATGTCGGCGACGTCGCCCTTGTCGCCCGACCGGGCGCCGCACAGGTCGCGCAGGCGGATCCTGGCCACCGCGGCCGAGGGTACCGTGCCGGCGTGACGGCCTACCTCATCCGCCACGCCACCGCCGGCAACCGCGAGGAGTGGCACCAGCCCGACGACCTCCGCCCCCTCGACGACGAGGGCCGGCGCCAGGCCGAGGGCCTGGCCGACCAGCTGGCCGGGTGCCCGGTCGACCGCGTCCTGTCGAGCTCCGCGCTCCGGTGCCGGGAGACGGTGGAGCCCCTGGCCGCCCGGCGGGGCCTCGCCGTCGAGCTGGCCGACGAGCTGGTGGACACGGCCGGCGTGGACGAGGCGCTGGCCCTGCTGGAGCGCCACGCCGGCGAGCACGTCGTCCTGTCGACCCACGGCGAGCTGGTGCCCGACGTGATCCGCCGGCTGGCCGACGAGGGCATGGTCGTCGAGGGCGACGGCGGGTCGGACAAGGGCTCGACGTGGGTGCTCGAGCGGGAGGGCGACCGGTGGGCCAGGGCCCGCTGGCTGGCGCCGCCTACGTGATGGCGACCGTCACCGCCGAGCCCAGCCACCACAGCGCGGCGACGGTGACCATGGCCGTCGCCGGGTCGAGGGCGGGCGAGCGGGTCGCCGGGGCGCCGGGGCACCACAGGGCCGGAGGCCAGGAGCCGGCGTAGGCGGGGCAGGCGGCGCGCTCCACGGCTCCCCATCGGCCGGTGGGCCCGGGACTTGAGCGGTTCGTCCCGACCTGGGCCGGGCGCGCCCGAGGAGGCCGCGCGATGCTCGGTCCGTGCGCTGGCACCTGCCCCCCGACCGGGTCCCCGAGGCCTGGTTCAACGTCGTCCCCCACCTCCCCGCCCCGCTCGACCCGCCCCTCCACCCGGGGACGCGGGAGCCGATCGGCCCGGACGACCTCGCCCCGCTGTTCCCGATGGCGCTGATCGAGCAGGAGGTGACGGCCGCGCCGGAGGTCGATGTGCCCGGCGCCGTGCTCGACGCGCTCCGCCTGTGGCGGCCGACCCCCCTCGTGCGGGCCAGGCGCTTCGAGGAGGCGCTCGGCACCCCCGCCCGCATCTACCTGAAGGACGAGTCCGTCTCCCCGGCCGGGTCGCACAAGCCCAACACGGCCGTCGCGCAGGCGTACTACAACCGCGAGGCCGGGACGACCCGCCTGAGCACCGAGACCGGCGCCGGCCAGTGGGGCAGCGCCCTGTCCTTCGCCTGCGCCCTGCTCGGCCTGGAGTGCAAGGTCTACATGGTGCGGGCGTCGTACGAGCAGAAGCCGTACCGCAGGGTGATGATGGAGACCTGGGGCGGCGAGGTCGTGCCGTCGCCGGTCGACCAGCCCGACCACCCCGGCTCGCTCGGGTGGGCCATCAGCGACGCCGTGCGCGACGCCGCCTCACGGGACGACACCCACTACTCGCTCGGCTCGGTGCTGAACCACGTGCTGCTCCACCAGACCGTCATCGGGCTCGAGGCCAGGGAGCAGCTGGCGCTGGCCGGCGAGGAGCGGCCCGACGTGGTCGTCGGCTCCTGCGGCGGCGGGTCGAACCTGGGCGGCATCGCCCTGCCGTTCGTGCCCGACGCCGCCGTGCGCCTCGTGGCGGCCGAGCCGTCGTCGTGCCCGACGCTGACCGAGGGCCGCTACGACTACGACTTCGGCGACACGGCCGGCATGACCCCGCTGCTCGGGATGTACACGCTCGGCCACGAGTTCGTCCCGCCGTCGATCCACGCCGGCGGCCTGCGCTACCACGGCGACGCGCCGATCATCTCGAACCTGGTGCGGGCCGGCCGCATGGAGGCCGTCGCCTACCCGCAGGGCAAGGTGTTCGACGCCGCCGTGCAGTGGGCGAGGTCGCAGGGGACGATCCCGGCGCCCGAGACGGCCCACGCCATCCGGGCCGTCGTCGACGAGGCCCTGGCGGCGAGGGAGGAGGGCACCGAGCGGGTGATCCTCTTCTCGTACTCCGGCCACGGCCTGCTCGACCTCGGCGCCTACGACGCCTACCTCCGCGGCGACCTGGCCGACTGAGCGGGGCCCGCGGCTACGGGGCGGGGGCGCCGCGCTGCTGCCAGAAGGCGTTGATGGCGTCCTGCATGCGGAGGTACCACACGAAGTTGCCGACGATCGGGAGCAGGAACCACCAGCCGATCGTCCACTGCACCGGCGACGGCTGGCCCTCGTTCCTGTAGAGCTGCTCGACCTCGACGGGGAGCAGGAAGAACGTGGCGATGGCGCCGGTGAAGAGGTAGAGCACGAGCCCGAGGGCGCCGCCGACGCCGTTGCCGGAGTACTTCTTCACGTCCTCGTGCTGGCGGTAGGTCCAGATCAGCGCGTAGATGCCGAACGTGACGATCGTCAGCAGGATGACCGTGCCCGGGTTGCTCGGCCGCCCGAGCGGCCGTCCGTAGTAGTTGCCCGGCAGGCCGGCGGCCGGCTGGCCCCACTGCTGGGGCGGGGGCGGCGGCTGGGCCTGGCCCCACGGCGGCTGCTGGGGCTGGCCCCACTGGGGTTGCTGGGGCTGGCCCCACTGGGGCTGCTGGTCGGCCATGGCGGCGGACGGTAGCAGCGGGTCAGGTCTCGGTGACGGCCACCCGCACCTGGGCGTCGACCAGGGCCCGGTCGACGAGGAGGGGCTCGACGGCGAGCAGCTGGGACGGCCCGCCGTCCCTCGCCCGGCCCGTCCCGGTGATCGTCGGCGGCCCGGAGAGGCCGAGCACGCCGACCTCCCGGCCGACGGCGGCGGCGACGTCGCGGTCGGCGGCCCGCCAGGCCAGCCGGGCGATCACCTCGGGCGGGTCGAACCCGTCGGGGAGGTCGACGGTCGGCCCGCCGAAGGCGCCGGCGCCGAACACCTCCTCGTGCCACTCCTCGACGGCGAGGCCGGCGGCCTCCGCCCGGCCCCGCACGAACGCCATCGCCGCCCTCGCCTTGGCCTCGGCGTCGGGCCAGCTGTAGGCCAGCCTGGCCTCGCCCGCCCACCCGGCCGGCGTGCAGGCGAGCGCCTTGTAGGTCGGCGGGGCCGGCGCCCCCCTCGTGCCCGACACCCGCACCCGGTCGCCGCCGAGGTCCTCGACCCGCACGGACGTGAAGTCGGCGACCACGTCGGGGCTCAGGTAGCGGGCCGGGTCGTGGACCTCGTAGAGCAGCTGCTCGCGCACGGTGTCGAAGGTGACCATCCCGCCCGTGCCGGCCGGCTTCGTGACGACCGCCGAGCCGTCGGCCTCGACCTCGGCGATCGGGAAGGCGACCCGCAGCGGGTCGGGGTTCTCCCACCAGGCGCCCGAGTAGTTGCCGCCGGTCACCTGGCCGCTGCACTCGAGCAGGTGGCCGACGACCACGCCGGCGGCGAGGCGGTCCCAGTCGTCGGCCGCCCAGCCGTGCTCGTGGACGAGCGGGGCGAGGAACAGCGCGGCGTCGGCCACCCGGCCGGTGACGACGACGTGGGCGCCCTCCTCGAGCGCCCGCACCACCGGCGCCGCGCCCAGGTAGGCGTTGGCGAACAGCGTCCCTTCCGGCAGCCCGAGCTCGGCGGCGCGGGGCCGCACGTCGTCGCCGACCACCGTCGCCACCCGGAGCCCGGTGGCGCCCGCCCGGCGGAGCACGTCGACCACGGCCCGGCCGGCGGCCACCGGGTTGATCCCGCCGGCGTTGGTGACCATGCGGGTCCGGCCGTCGGCCAGCCAGGGCAGGGCCTGGGCGACGTAGGCCGGCAGGTCCCTCGTCCACCCGAGCGACTCGTCGCGCTGGCGGTCCTTCTGGAGGATGGCGAGGGTCAGCTCGGCCAGCGCCTCGCACACCAGGTAGTCGACCCCGTCGGCCAGCACGTCGGCCACCGGCCCGTGGCCGTCGCCGTAGAAGCCCTGCCCTCCCCCGAGGCGGACGGCCACGTCAGGGCGCGGTGCCGGGCGGGGCGGTCGCCGGCGACCCTGACAGCTGGGCCTGCACCTCCTGGTAGGCGGTGGCCACCAGCTGGGCGATGTCGGCCGGCGGGTCCTGGCGGAGGACGGCCTCGAAGTCGGCCGCCGCCCCCTCCAGGTCGCCCTGCTGGCGGCGGATCACCCCCCGGAAGGTGAGCGCCTCCTGGTACGCCGGGTCGATCTCGAGGGCCCGCTCGATGGTGGCCAGCCCCTCGTCGGTGAGCGACGCCTGGTACAGCAGCCAGCCCCGGAACGTGAGCGCCTCGACGTTGTCCGGGTCCTCCGCCAGCACCTGGTCGTAGGCCTGGAGCGCGGCGACCGGGTCGGTGCCCATCGCCGCCTGGGCCTGGAGCAGCAGGTCGCGCTCGACGTCGCCGGCGGGAGCGGCCGTGCCGGTGATCGTGTCGCCCGGGCGCCGCTCGCCGGCCGAGCGGGCCACCAGCAGCCCGGCGGTGGCGGCGACGGCCACCACGATGGCCACGCCGATGAGCGGGCGCCGGTCGCGGCGCTTCCCGGCCGGCTCGGGCGCGGGCGCGGCCGCGCCCTCGGCCCTGCCGTCCTCGATGGCCCGGATGACGGCCGCCGCCCTGGCCGTGTAGTCGTCGTGGAGGGTGCGGTAGTCGTCCTCGGCGACGTCGCCGGCCGCCCGCTCCCGCTCCAGGTCGTCGAGGGAGCGGAGCAGGAAGTCGCGCTCCTCCTCCAGGTCCAGGGTCACGTCGCCGCCCTCGCCCGCTCCACCAGCGCCCGGTCCTCGTCGGTGACGGCCGGCGGCGCCCCGCCCCGCCAGCGCCGGAAGGCGACGGCCAGCCCGGCCGCGGCGACGACCACGGCGGCGACCGGCAGTGCCCACACCAGCCCGGTCAGCCCCGACCCGCTCGGCCGCAGCAGCACGTCCTCGCCGTACCGGCTGACGAGGTAGGCCCGGATCTGGCCGTCGGTCTGCCCGTCCCGCAGCCGGGCCTCGATCTCGGTCCTGATGGCCACCGAGGCGGGGGCGTCGGAGTCGGCGGCGGACTGGCTGCGGCAGGTCGGGCAGCGGACCGTGTCGGCGACGGCCATGGCCCGCTCCTCCAGGGTGCGGGGGGCCGGCTCGCCGGTCAGGCCGACGCCGAGGCTGACGGCGAGCACGACGGCCATCGCCGCCCACGGGAGCCAGCGCCTCACGGCGCGCTCCCGGCCGCTGCCGCCTCGGCCGAGGCCAGGAGCCGGTCGAGGCCGTCGGTCGTCACCCCGCCGGTGATCTTCTGCACGACCAGGCCGGACGGCGCCACCAGGTACGACTCCGGCACGCCGGTGACGCCGTAGGAGAGGGCGATGCGGCCGTCGTCGTCCCGCACGACCGGCCACTCCCCGCCCTCCTCGGCGAAGAAGTCCCGCACGTCGCCGGGCTCGTCGGCGAACACGACGCTGACGACGCGGGCGTCGTCGGCCTGGAGGTGGCGGCGGCTGAACGAGACGAGGTCGGGGTGCTCGGCCCGGCACGGGCCGCACCAGGTGGCGAAGAAGTTGACGACCACCCACCGGCCCCGCAGGTCGTCGAGGTCGAACGCCTCGCCCGCCACCGTCTCGGCCACGATGGCCGGCGCGGCCCGGCCGACGAGCGGCGACGACTCGTTGCGCTCGGCGGCCGGCTGGCGGGTGGCCAGCACGCCGAGCAGGAGGACGACGACGACGCCGACGCCGACGGCGGCCCACCGGGCCGGGCTCACGGCGAGCCGACCGCGGCCGGCTCCCGCTCCGGCCGCTCGACGACGGGCTCGGCCGGCACGGGGGCCGACACCGGCTCGGTCGGCCGGCGCCGGCGGCCGGGCCAGGCGGCCAGCACGGTGCCGGCGGCCATGATCCCGCCGCCGATCCACAGCCAGTAGACGAGCGGCTCGACCACGACCCGCAGGCCGATGTCGGGGTCGTCGCCGGTGCCGGCGCTGGTGAGCGACAGGTAGACGTCGGCCACCGGCGTGGTGCGCACCGACGGCGTGCCGATGGGCTGGGTGCCGTTCGGGAACGTGTTCAGCGCCGGCTCGTGCACGGGCCCGCCGTCCACCCTGACCAGGGCGGCGACCGTCGACTTCTGGTCGGTGGCCGTCCGCTCGACCCCGAGGTACTGCACGGTGTGGCCGGCGACGGTGGCGGTGTCGCCCCGCGACAGGCGGAGGTCGGCCTGGGACGAGAAGCTCTGGCTGGCGGCGAAGGCAACGGCCACGACGACCACGCCGAGGTGGACGACCATGCCGCCGTTGGTCCGCCCGACGAGGCCCCGCCAGCCCTGCCGGCGGGTGGCGAGGACGATCTGGCGGGCGGCGGCGCCGGCCGCGAACCCGCCGAGGCCGAAGGCCAGCACCGGGGCGAGGCCGCGGGCGCCGAGGACGACCGACAGGGCGACGGCGGCCGTGCCCGCCCACGCCGGCCACAGCAGGCGCTGGCGGAGCAGCTCGCCCGACGCCTTGCGCCAGGGCAGCACGGGGGCGACGGCCATCATGAACAGCAGGGCCAGCCCGATCGGCATCGTCATCCGGTCGAAGTACGGGCGGCCGACGGAGATGCGGTCGTCGCGCAGGGCCTCGACCACGAGCGGGAACACCGTGCCGAGCAGCACCACGAAGGCAAACGCGGCGAAGGCCACGTTGTTGGCGAGGAAGGCGCCCTCCCGCGACAGGGGCGAGTCGATGCGGCCCGGCGCCCGCAGGCGGTCGCCCCGCCAGCCGATCAGCCCGACCGACACGAGCACGACCACGCCGAACAGGGCGAGCAGGGACGGGCCGACGGCCGACTCGGTGAAGGCGTGGACGGACTCGAGCACCCCGGAACGGGTGAGGAACGTGCCGAGGATCGTCAGCGAGAACGTGGCGCACAGCAGCGACAGGTTCCAGACCCGCAGCATCCCGCGCCGCTCCTGGACCATCACCGAGTGCAGGTAGGCGGTGCCGGTCAGCCACGGCAGGAACGAGGCGTTCTCGACCGGGTCCCACGCCCAGTACCCACCCCAGCCGAGCACCTCGTAGCTCCACCAGGCGCCGAGCAGGATGCCGACGGTGAGGAACCCCCAGGCGAACAGCGTCCAGCGCCGGGTGGCGACGAGCCACCCCTCGCCCACCCGGCCGCTGGCGAGGGCGGCGATGGCGAACGCGAACGGGACGGTGAACCCGACGTAGCCGAGGTACAGCATCGGCGGGTGGATCGCCATCAGCGGGTGGTTCTGGAGCAGCGGGTTGGGCCCGTTGCCGTCGAGGGGGACCGGGCTGATCGTGCGGAACGGGTCGGCCGGGCCGAGCAGCAGGCCGAAGAAGAAGGCCGCGACGGCGAGCATGGCGAGCATGGCCCAGCCGACCAGCGGCTCGGCCAGGCGGCGACGGAACACGTGGGTGACGGTGACGACGTAGCCGGCGAGGACGAGGCCCCACAGCAGGATCGACCCCTCGAGCGCGGCCCACAGGCCGGCCACCGTGTAGAGCAGCGGCGTGGACCGGCTGCCGTTCTCGGCCACGTAGCGCACGGAGAAGTCGTGGCCGACGAGGGCCCGCTCCATGGCGAAGGTGGCGACGAGGGCGCCGAGCAGCACGAGCAAGGCGTAGCTGCGGCCGGCCCGCAGCATCGGGGGGCGGTGGCGGGCCAGGCCGGCGGCGACGGTGACCGCGCCGAGCACGGCCGCGACGAAGCCGAGGGTGACCCCGGCCCTCCCGAGGGCGGCGTTCATCAGGGCGCGCCCGGCTCGACCCGGTCGGGGTTCTCGGCCTTGTACTCCGAGGAGTGCTTCACCATGATCTGGTCGCTGGCGAAGCGCTCGCCGTCCCAGTGGCCCTCGAGCACGACCGGGATGCCGGGCTGGAACAGCTCGGGCGGGTCGCCCACGTGGTGGACGGGCACGGTGGTGCCGGCGAACTCGATGGTGAAGTCGACGGCCGCGCCCGTCTCGACGACCGACCCGTCGACCACCGTGCCCTGCACCCGGAACCGCCGGTCGCCGAGCTCGTCGCGCCGGGCCACGGCCTCGTCGGCGTTGTAGAAGTACAGGGTCGCGTTCCCGATCCCCTGCCAGGCCAGGTAGCCGATGGCGGCGAGGACGACGACGATCACCACCCAGGTCCGGCGGGACGTCCGCCGGCGCGTCGCTACAGCCACCGGCGCTCCTCGGGCGGCAGGGCGCGGGTCACCCGGCGGCCGCGGAGCACGACCCGGACGGCGTAGGCGGCGAGGGCCACGGCCGTCACCGCGTAGCCGCCGAGGATGAAGCCGGCGTCATCCACGGCCGGCCACCTCGACGGGGACGGCGGCGGCGCCCTCGGCCCACCGCTCGCGCAGGGCGAGGTCGAGGCCCCGGTCGGCCAGCCGCTCCTCGCAGGCGAGCGAGCGGAAGCGGTGGACGAGGAGCCAGGCGGAGAGCAGGGCGAACACGGCCATGCCGAGCACCAGCGTGAACAGCATGAGCCCGTCGATCTGGGGGTCGAGGCGGGCCAGGGTCGGCCCCTGGTGCAGGGTGCGCCACCACTCGACCGAGTAGTGGACGATCGGCAGGTCGGCCGCGGCGATCAGGCCGGCGATGGCCGCCCGCCGGGACCGCACGCCGGGGTCGCCGCCCAGCCGGCGGACGGCGAGGTAGCCGAGGAACAGCACCTCGAGCAGGGCCGTGGTCGTGAGGCGGGCGTCCCAAACCCAGTACACGCCCCAGCTGATCCGGCCCCACAGCATCCCGACCACGAGGGTGAGCGCCGTCATCACGACGCCGATCTCGGCCGCCGCCGCGGCCAC belongs to Acidimicrobiales bacterium and includes:
- a CDS encoding phosphoglycerate mutase family protein — protein: MTAYLIRHATAGNREEWHQPDDLRPLDDEGRRQAEGLADQLAGCPVDRVLSSSALRCRETVEPLAARRGLAVELADELVDTAGVDEALALLERHAGEHVVLSTHGELVPDVIRRLADEGMVVEGDGGSDKGSTWVLEREGDRWARARWLAPPT
- a CDS encoding TrpB-like pyridoxal phosphate-dependent enzyme, giving the protein MRWHLPPDRVPEAWFNVVPHLPAPLDPPLHPGTREPIGPDDLAPLFPMALIEQEVTAAPEVDVPGAVLDALRLWRPTPLVRARRFEEALGTPARIYLKDESVSPAGSHKPNTAVAQAYYNREAGTTRLSTETGAGQWGSALSFACALLGLECKVYMVRASYEQKPYRRVMMETWGGEVVPSPVDQPDHPGSLGWAISDAVRDAASRDDTHYSLGSVLNHVLLHQTVIGLEAREQLALAGEERPDVVVGSCGGGSNLGGIALPFVPDAAVRLVAAEPSSCPTLTEGRYDYDFGDTAGMTPLLGMYTLGHEFVPPSIHAGGLRYHGDAPIISNLVRAGRMEAVAYPQGKVFDAAVQWARSQGTIPAPETAHAIRAVVDEALAAREEGTERVILFSYSGHGLLDLGAYDAYLRGDLAD
- a CDS encoding DUF4234 domain-containing protein, translating into MADQQPQWGQPQQPQWGQPQQPPWGQAQPPPPPQQWGQPAAGLPGNYYGRPLGRPSNPGTVILLTIVTFGIYALIWTYRQHEDVKKYSGNGVGGALGLVLYLFTGAIATFFLLPVEVEQLYRNEGQPSPVQWTIGWWFLLPIVGNFVWYLRMQDAINAFWQQRGAPAP
- a CDS encoding acyclic terpene utilization AtuA family protein, yielding MAVRLGGGQGFYGDGHGPVADVLADGVDYLVCEALAELTLAILQKDRQRDESLGWTRDLPAYVAQALPWLADGRTRMVTNAGGINPVAAGRAVVDVLRRAGATGLRVATVVGDDVRPRAAELGLPEGTLFANAYLGAAPVVRALEEGAHVVVTGRVADAALFLAPLVHEHGWAADDWDRLAAGVVVGHLLECSGQVTGGNYSGAWWENPDPLRVAFPIAEVEADGSAVVTKPAGTGGMVTFDTVREQLLYEVHDPARYLSPDVVADFTSVRVEDLGGDRVRVSGTRGAPAPPTYKALACTPAGWAGEARLAYSWPDAEAKARAAMAFVRGRAEAAGLAVEEWHEEVFGAGAFGGPTVDLPDGFDPPEVIARLAWRAADRDVAAAVGREVGVLGLSGPPTITGTGRARDGGPSQLLAVEPLLVDRALVDAQVRVAVTET
- a CDS encoding tetratricopeptide repeat protein, with the translated sequence MTLDLEEERDFLLRSLDDLERERAAGDVAEDDYRTLHDDYTARAAAVIRAIEDGRAEGAAAPAPEPAGKRRDRRPLIGVAIVVAVAATAGLLVARSAGERRPGDTITGTAAPAGDVERDLLLQAQAAMGTDPVAALQAYDQVLAEDPDNVEALTFRGWLLYQASLTDEGLATIERALEIDPAYQEALTFRGVIRRQQGDLEGAAADFEAVLRQDPPADIAQLVATAYQEVQAQLSGSPATAPPGTAP
- a CDS encoding cytochrome c-type biogenesis protein CcmH gives rise to the protein MRRWLPWAAMAVVLAVSLGVGLTGEPAPRTLEERAMAVADTVRCPTCRSQSAADSDAPASVAIRTEIEARLRDGQTDGQIRAYLVSRYGEDVLLRPSGSGLTGLVWALPVAAVVVAAAGLAVAFRRWRGGAPPAVTDEDRALVERARAAT
- a CDS encoding TlpA disulfide reductase family protein, yielding MSPARWAAVGVGVVVVLLLGVLATRQPAAERNESSPLVGRAAPAIVAETVAGEAFDLDDLRGRWVVVNFFATWCGPCRAEHPDLVSFSRRHLQADDARVVSVVFADEPGDVRDFFAEEGGEWPVVRDDDGRIALSYGVTGVPESYLVAPSGLVVQKITGGVTTDGLDRLLASAEAAAAGSAP
- a CDS encoding heme lyase CcmF/NrfE family subunit, which codes for MNAALGRAGVTLGFVAAVLGAVTVAAGLARHRPPMLRAGRSYALLVLLGALVATFAMERALVGHDFSVRYVAENGSRSTPLLYTVAGLWAALEGSILLWGLVLAGYVVTVTHVFRRRLAEPLVGWAMLAMLAVAAFFFGLLLGPADPFRTISPVPLDGNGPNPLLQNHPLMAIHPPMLYLGYVGFTVPFAFAIAALASGRVGEGWLVATRRWTLFAWGFLTVGILLGAWWSYEVLGWGGYWAWDPVENASFLPWLTGTAYLHSVMVQERRGMLRVWNLSLLCATFSLTILGTFLTRSGVLESVHAFTESAVGPSLLALFGVVVLVSVGLIGWRGDRLRAPGRIDSPLSREGAFLANNVAFAAFAFVVLLGTVFPLVVEALRDDRISVGRPYFDRMTMPIGLALLFMMAVAPVLPWRKASGELLRQRLLWPAWAGTAAVALSVVLGARGLAPVLAFGLGGFAAGAAARQIVLATRRQGWRGLVGRTNGGMVVHLGVVVVAVAFAASQSFSSQADLRLSRGDTATVAGHTVQYLGVERTATDQKSTVAALVRVDGGPVHEPALNTFPNGTQPIGTPSVRTTPVADVYLSLTSAGTGDDPDIGLRVVVEPLVYWLWIGGGIMAAGTVLAAWPGRRRRPTEPVSAPVPAEPVVERPEREPAAVGSP
- a CDS encoding cytochrome c maturation protein CcmE, which encodes MAVATRRRTSRRTWVVIVVVLAAIGYLAWQGIGNATLYFYNADEAVARRDELGDRRFRVQGTVVDGSVVETGAAVDFTIEFAGTTVPVHHVGDPPELFQPGIPVVLEGHWDGERFASDQIMVKHSSEYKAENPDRVEPGAP
- the ccsA gene encoding cytochrome c biogenesis protein CcsA produces the protein MTSTASRGTRVLGALTLAGSALLVWLALVATPADAVQGDGVRLLYLHVPTVSAAYLAFAVTAVGSALYLWRKSPFWDLVAAAAAEIGVVMTALTLVVGMLWGRISWGVYWVWDARLTTTALLEVLFLGYLAVRRLGGDPGVRSRRAAIAGLIAAADLPIVHYSVEWWRTLHQGPTLARLDPQIDGLMLFTLVLGMAVFALLSAWLLVHRFRSLACEERLADRGLDLALRERWAEGAAAVPVEVAGRG